A part of Desulfobacter sp. genomic DNA contains:
- a CDS encoding 30S ribosomal protein S18, with the protein MYKGQRGGKNRFYQRRKICRFCVDSNMEIDYKNPKSLRQFITERGKIIPRRITGTCAKHQRQLALAIKQSRQIALLPFVGRPMH; encoded by the coding sequence ATGTATAAAGGTCAAAGAGGCGGAAAGAACAGATTCTACCAGCGCCGCAAAATCTGCAGATTCTGCGTGGACAGCAACATGGAAATTGATTACAAAAACCCCAAGTCCTTGAGACAGTTCATCACCGAACGGGGCAAAATCATTCCCAGACGGATCACCGGCACCTGCGCCAAACACCAGCGTCAGCTGGCACTGGCCATCAAGCAGTCCCGTCAGATCGCCCTGCTGCCCTTTGTCGGCCGCCCCATGCATTAA
- the rpsF gene encoding 30S ribosomal protein S6 → MRKYETVIISDPDLQDQTRAELFDKIRNIIARENGILLDCDEWGSKKLAYEIKKKLRGYYTCLTYGGTGDLVKELERNLRLSDDIMKFMTILLSDNVTAESLEQELADAKEAEAAEEAAKAEEAAQAEEEAEEAPAEASEEAEAPAEEAEAADTQE, encoded by the coding sequence ATGAGGAAATATGAAACTGTAATTATTTCTGACCCTGATCTTCAGGATCAAACACGTGCCGAACTGTTTGATAAAATCAGAAATATCATTGCCAGAGAAAACGGTATTCTTTTAGACTGTGACGAATGGGGCAGCAAAAAGCTGGCCTATGAAATCAAGAAAAAACTCCGCGGTTACTATACCTGCCTGACCTACGGCGGAACCGGTGACCTGGTAAAAGAGCTTGAAAGAAACCTCCGTCTCAGCGACGACATCATGAAGTTCATGACCATCCTTCTTTCCGACAACGTCACTGCCGAATCCCTTGAACAGGAGCTTGCAGACGCCAAGGAAGCCGAAGCTGCAGAAGAAGCAGCCAAAGCCGAGGAAGCAGCCCAGGCTGAAGAAGAAGCCGAGGAAGCACCTGCCGAAGCGAGCGAAGAAGCTGAAGCCCCTGCTGAAGAAGCCGAAGCAGCCGACACCCAGGAATAA